The Microbacterium phyllosphaerae region GCGAGTTCGTGAGCGCCGATCATGTGCTCGGTCTCGGGCGTGGCCGGCGCATGCAGAGAGACGATGTCGGATGCCGCGAGCAGAGCGTCGAGCGTGACCTTGAATCCGCCCAGCGCCACGATCTCCTCGTCGGAGGCGTAGGGGTCGTAGACCAGCACGCGCAGGTCGGTCGCCTGCAGCAGCTGCGCCACGCGGCGGCCGATCCGCGACGCGCCGACCAGACCCACTGTCCGCCCGAAGTTGCCCGTGTCGAGCAGGTCGGCCTCGCGGTCGACGAACGCCCGACCCTCGCGGTAGATCTGCTCGGCGTAGCGTGCCCGCTTGCCTGCGAGCACGATGGTCGCGGCGGTGTACTCGGCGACGGCCTGGGCATTGCCCTCCCCCGCGTTCGTGAACACGATTCCTCGGCGTGCGGCCTCCACCGTGTCGAGCACGGCGCTGGCGGTGCCGCCGGCGAAGACGACGGCGCGCAGATTCGGCATCCGCTCGAGCATGTCTCGATCGACCTGAGGGCATCCCCAGCCGGCGAGCAGGACCTCGGCCTCGCCGATGAGACGGGACGCGTGGTCGCTCTCGAACTCGGTGAGCACCTCGGCGCTGACGTCGACCAGGGCGGTCAGCCTGGCCCGGTGCGGACCGAACAGGTTCTCGGCGAGTGCCGGGGGATTCATCGCGACGATCGCGCGGGGTCGGGCGTTCACTTCTTCAGCTCCTCGATGCTCCAGTCGTCGCGCCAGACCAGTTCGGCGCGACCCTCCTCCACCCGCAACGGCAGCCAGATCGGTGCGGACGACGCGAGGTCGTCTCGTGCCCAACGGTCGCCGATGTAGACGTGCCCGCCGTCGACAGGGAGCACGACGCTCACCTGCGAATCGAACGTGCGACTGCCGACGGGCGCGACGTCCTTCCACGGCGACCACGGCCCCTCGAGCGAAGGGGCGGTGGCGTACTTGTTGTCGTTGAGATCCCAACCCGTGAGGTCGGATCCGAACACGTAGTACAGGCCCTCGTGACGCACGAGCGTCGGAGACTCGTACCCGATCTCGGGGCGATCCTGCTGGCGGAGCGTCGCGACGATCGACTCGACCCCACAGTGATCATCGCGAAGGCGATAGATGTGGAGCCCGTTGTCGCGGTCCTCCGACAGCAGGTACCCGACGCCGTCCTCCTGGTAGACGCCGATGTCACGACTGAGGTTGCCCAGCGGTCGCTCACTGCCGAGGTACTCATAGGGGCCCTCGGGCGTATCGCCG contains the following coding sequences:
- a CDS encoding family 43 glycosylhydrolase, giving the protein MSASIRVGELFTDDRGRTAQLHGIGIQRVGDHWYAWGEDKTAGDRFTAVACYRTSDLAEWEFVGDALTAGTGDLAPDRIVERPKALRRPDGGWVLFLHIESADYSDARVGYAIGDTPEGPYEYLGSERPLGNLSRDIGVYQEDGVGYLLSEDRDNGLHIYRLRDDHCGVESIVATLRQQDRPEIGYESPTLVRHEGLYYVFGSDLTGWDLNDNKYATAPSLEGPWSPWKDVAPVGSRTFDSQVSVVLPVDGGHVYIGDRWARDDLASSAPIWLPLRVEEGRAELVWRDDWSIEELKK
- a CDS encoding hydroxyacid dehydrogenase translates to MNARPRAIVAMNPPALAENLFGPHRARLTALVDVSAEVLTEFESDHASRLIGEAEVLLAGWGCPQVDRDMLERMPNLRAVVFAGGTASAVLDTVEAARRGIVFTNAGEGNAQAVAEYTAATIVLAGKRARYAEQIYREGRAFVDREADLLDTGNFGRTVGLVGASRIGRRVAQLLQATDLRVLVYDPYASDEEIVALGGFKVTLDALLAASDIVSLHAPATPETEHMIGAHELAVMRDGAVLINTARGSLIDHDALRTHLRAGRIDAILDVTEPEPLAADDELWSLSNVTLTPHIAGATGNELHRLGRDVIDEIARFVAGEAFVGFERVPGVV